The sequence CGCACCGACGACGACGCGGTCTTCGACCGCGAGGTCGTGATCGACGCGGCCGAGCTGACCCCGTTCGTCACCTGGGGGACGAACCCCGGCCAGGGCCTGCCGCTCGGCGGGTCCGTGCCCGATCCCGCCACCTACGACGACCCCGTCCAGCGCCAGTCCGCCGAGCGCGCCCTGGAGTACATGGGCCTGACCGCCGGGACGCCGCTGCGCGACATCGCGGTCGACACCGTCTTCGTCGGCTCCTGCACCAACGGCCGCATCGAGGACCTGCGCGCCGTCGCGGGCGTGCTGGAGGGCCGCACGGTCGCCGACGGCGTCCGGATGCTGGTCGTCCCCGGCTCCATGAAGGTCAAGAAGCAGGCCGAGGAGGAGGGGCTGGACGCCGTCATCTCGGCCTCCGGCGCCGAGTGGCGCGAGGCCGGGTGCTCGATGTGCCTGGCGATGAACCCCGACAAGCTCACGCCCGGCGAGCGCAGCGCCTCCACGTCCAACCGCAACTTCGAGGGCCGGCAGGGACCGGGCGGCCGCACCCACCTGGTGTCGCCCGCCGTCGCCGCCGCCACCGCCGTCACCGGGCACCTGGCCGCGCCCAATGACCTCGGCGAAGCCGCCGGGGGGCCTGGGGGGTCGTCCCCCCAGAACGAAGCCGACCTCTGAGGAGCCACGAATGGAAGCGTTCACCACCTACACCGGGCGCGGGGTACCGCTGCGCCGCAGCAACGTCGACACCGACCAGATCATCCCCGCCGTGTGGCTCAAGCAGGTCAGCCGCACCGGATTCGACAAGGGCCTGTTCTCGGCCTGGCGCGAGGACCCGGACTTCGTCCTGAACCAGCCGCGGTACGAGGGCGCGGGCATCCTGGTCGCCGGGCCCGACTTCGGCACCGGCTCGTCCCGCGAGCACGCCGTCTGGGCGCTGCAGCAGTACGGCTTCCGCGCCGTGATCGCGTCGCGCTTCGGCGACATCTTCCGCAACAACTCCACGAAGATGGGCCTGCTGCCGGTCGTCCTCACGGACGAGCAGGTCGAGGCGCTGCAGAGCGCGGTCGAGACGGATCCCGCCCTGGAGATCACCGTCGACCTGGGCGCCCGCGAGGTCCGCTGGGGCGCGGACACCGCGCCGTTCGAGATCGACGACTACACCCGCTGGCGCCTCATGGAGGGCCTGGACGACATCGGCCTCACGCTGCGCCACGCCGACGCCATCGGCGACTTCGAGGCCGCCCGCACCGCGCTGCTCCCCACCACGGTCTAGCCCGCAAAGATCCGCGACACGCCGCCCGTGGCATCGGATATCGGGAGGTATCCGGCGCCACGGGCGCGCCCGAACGTACCCCGGGCGAGACGGTCGGCACGGGCGCGGGGGAGAATCCCCCTAGTGTGCAACAGCCGCCGACCGTTGGGGGACTCCAAGTGAGCACGGCCCCGTGGACCGGGCCAGAGTGGGACGATCCGACGTTGACGCAGCTCGCACGTCAGTTGCGTGACGCTCATCGCGCCGTGGCCCCGCTCCCGCCACAGGACCGGCAGCGGCTCATCCGGCACCTGCTGGCGATCACCGATCTGGCCAAACGGGACGCCGAACTGGCCGCTCGCAGGCTGGACGCGTTCCTCGCCGATTTCCAAGACGGGCCCGACGTCGGTTAGCGTGCGCAGTGGCCGGATCTGGTCCGGTCACCGGGCGAGACGGGGGCGAGACCGACAAAAACGCCAGCGACACGCCATTGTTTGCGTGCAGGTGATTGTGTCCATGGTGGTGGTCCCTTAGTTTCGTTCGGGCAAGGGGGGAACTAGAGGAGTAACCCATGAACAAGCGTGAGCTGGTCGACGCCATCTCTGACCGGCTGGGCAGCAAGAAGGCCGCAGCCGAGGCGGTCGACGCCATCCTGGAGGCGATCCAGACCGCGGTCGCCAAGGGCGACAAGGTCGCGATCACCGGGTTCGGTTCGTTCGAGAAGGCCGACCGGCCTGCCCGCACGGCCCGCAACCCCGCAACGGGCAAGACCATCGAGGTTCCCGCGACGTCCGTGCCGAAGTTCAAGGCGGGCGCCGACTTCAAGAACCTGGTGGCCGGCAAGAAGTAAGTGCCTCACCGCGTCAGCGCCCGGGACCGCAGGGTTCCGGGCGCTGCCGCGTCTCCGGGCCCGGTTCCTCGACCTCGGGCGGCCCTGTTCGGGCGGCCCTGTTCAGGCGGGCGGAGCGGGCAGCGGGAAGGTCGACAGCGTCACCACCGAGACCCGGTCGCCGTCCAGTGCGAGGTTCACCCGCTGGCCGAAGCGCAGCAGCCGCAGGCCGCCCGCCGCGAACGCCTCGGCGTCGAAGGGCAACTCCGTCCCGTCGTCGAGGAGCACGCTCCCTGAGCGGGTCTGCGCGTCGAACGCCTTCACCGTCCCCTGCATGCCCCAGACTCTAGGCCAACGAGGGCAGCCGGGACGCGACGGCGGTGGTGCGGGGGCCGGCGCCCAGGGCGAGTGCCGCGCGGAGATCGTCCGGGGTGTCGACGTCGCGGCGTACGCTGTCAGTGCCGGGCAGGAGGATCTCCCGGGCGCCGCGGGCGCGGTGGGCCGTCCGCGAGCCGCCGCCGAACGCGGGGGAGAACGGGACGCCCGGACGGGCCGTGTACAGCGTCGTGCCGACGCCGGCCGCGTCCGGCACGAACGCCTCGGGCGCGGCGCCGGCGGCGTCCAGGACGCGCGCAAGTTCAAGTGGTCGCAAAGCGGGCAAATCAGCCGAAAGCGCGCCGACGCCGGCGTCGGCGGCCAGCTCGCGGCCGCGGCGGGCGCCGTAGACCAGGGCCGGGTTGAGGCCGGCGTCCGGGGCGTCCGGAACGATCCGGGCGCCGAGGGCGGCGAGCTCGGCCGCCGGAAGGGGATCGTCGGTGACTACGATCACGTCGCGGACCCGGTCGCAGCGCAGCGCGGCGGCGACCGTGTCGGCCGCGACCGCGAGCGCGAGGGCCTCCCGGTGCGGCCCGGCCGCCGCCGACATGCGGGTCTTGGCCCTGGCGAGGACCTTCACGGGGACGACGAGGGACCACCGGAGCGGCGGCGTTCCGTGCGTTTGCGCGGAGGGGGCTGGTGTAGACATGGCAACTCGACACTATGCGCACGCAACCGCGACACTTGAGGACACCCCAGGTTCACCTGTGGGACGGATCGAGGGAGGGGCGAGATGAGCGGAGCGAAGAAGGGGGTCGCCCCCTCGCAGGAGGGACCCCCGGGCCACCGCCACTCGCCGGGATGGCGCACGCTCACGATCATCATCCTGAGACCGCTGCTGTTCGGGCTGCTCAGGCGCGACTGGCGCGGCCGGGGCAACGTCCCGAGGAAGGGCGGCGTCATCATCGCCGCCAACCACATCTCCGAAGCCGACCCCCTCGCCCTCGCCCACTTCGTCTACGAGTCGGGCCGCTACCCCGTCTACCTGGCCAAGTCCACGCTGTTCGACGTGAGGTTCCTCAGGGCGGTGCTGCGCGGCACGGGCCAGATCCCGGTCTACCGCGACAGCGCCGACGCCTCCCTCGCCCTCAGGGACGCCGAGAAGGCCCTGCTGGACGGTGAGTGCCTGATGTTCTACCCGGAGGGCAGCTGCACCCGCGACCCCGAGCTGTGGCCGATGACGGGGCAGACCGGCGCCGCACGGATGGCGCTGAAGACCGGGGCCAAGGTCGTCCCGGTCGCGAGCTGGGGCGCGCACGAGCTGATGCCGTACAAGAAGGGCGAGCAGAAGGGCCTCGCGGGCAGCCTGAAGAAGGGCGTCCACCCGCTGCCGCGCAAGAAGATGAGGGTGATCGCCGGCCCGCCGGTGGACCTGTCGCGGTATGCCGGGCTCCCGCTGGACCGCGACACCCTGCGCGCCGCCACCGACGACATCATGGCCGCGATCACCGGCCTGCTCGGCGAGCTGCGCGGCGAGGAGCCCCCGGCCGAGCCCTTCGACCACCACAAGGTCCTGGAGGAGCGCCGCCGCGCCGCCGCGGCGGAGGCGGCCGAACCGGCCGCGGGCGCGGTGACGGACGTAGCCGCGGAGGCGGTGGCCGACACGGCCGCGGAGGCGGTGGCCGACAC is a genomic window of Actinomadura citrea containing:
- the leuD gene encoding 3-isopropylmalate dehydratase small subunit; translation: MEAFTTYTGRGVPLRRSNVDTDQIIPAVWLKQVSRTGFDKGLFSAWREDPDFVLNQPRYEGAGILVAGPDFGTGSSREHAVWALQQYGFRAVIASRFGDIFRNNSTKMGLLPVVLTDEQVEALQSAVETDPALEITVDLGAREVRWGADTAPFEIDDYTRWRLMEGLDDIGLTLRHADAIGDFEAARTALLPTTV
- a CDS encoding HU family DNA-binding protein, with translation MNKRELVDAISDRLGSKKAAAEAVDAILEAIQTAVAKGDKVAITGFGSFEKADRPARTARNPATGKTIEVPATSVPKFKAGADFKNLVAGKK
- a CDS encoding cold-shock protein yields the protein MQGTVKAFDAQTRSGSVLLDDGTELPFDAEAFAAGGLRLLRFGQRVNLALDGDRVSVVTLSTFPLPAPPA
- the cofC gene encoding 2-phospho-L-lactate guanylyltransferase, with protein sequence MSTPAPSAQTHGTPPLRWSLVVPVKVLARAKTRMSAAAGPHREALALAVAADTVAAALRCDRVRDVIVVTDDPLPAAELAALGARIVPDAPDAGLNPALVYGARRGRELAADAGVGALSADLPALRPLELARVLDAAGAAPEAFVPDAAGVGTTLYTARPGVPFSPAFGGGSRTAHRARGAREILLPGTDSVRRDVDTPDDLRAALALGAGPRTTAVASRLPSLA
- a CDS encoding lysophospholipid acyltransferase family protein, which gives rise to MSGAKKGVAPSQEGPPGHRHSPGWRTLTIIILRPLLFGLLRRDWRGRGNVPRKGGVIIAANHISEADPLALAHFVYESGRYPVYLAKSTLFDVRFLRAVLRGTGQIPVYRDSADASLALRDAEKALLDGECLMFYPEGSCTRDPELWPMTGQTGAARMALKTGAKVVPVASWGAHELMPYKKGEQKGLAGSLKKGVHPLPRKKMRVIAGPPVDLSRYAGLPLDRDTLRAATDDIMAAITGLLGELRGEEPPAEPFDHHKVLEERRRAAAAEAAEPAAGAVTDVAAEAVADTAAEAVADTAAGAVADTARGAVPEQAGPAGPESAGRREAEPKAADS